Proteins from one Loktanella sp. M215 genomic window:
- a CDS encoding antibiotic biosynthesis monooxygenase family protein yields the protein MHALFFEVRPKPGHLDNYFEHVALLRPVLARHTGLKFLDRYTARNDPDLLLSHQLWDSEDSIIAWRRDTTHRRSQSAGRQVHFEDYRIRVGERVLHWTATDQDAAAAKPVVSGAAHVLALYSTAPIIAPAFVTFESVNTKGMFVALATTDDYAAAETLLNDNIDAPGLDEGAIYRILRDYGQFDRTQAPT from the coding sequence ATGCATGCACTGTTTTTTGAAGTTCGCCCTAAACCCGGACATCTCGACAATTACTTCGAACACGTTGCACTGTTGCGGCCGGTGCTTGCTCGGCACACCGGCCTGAAATTTCTGGACCGTTATACCGCACGCAACGATCCCGATCTGCTGCTGTCGCACCAGCTGTGGGATAGCGAAGACTCGATCATCGCCTGGCGGCGGGATACCACACACCGCCGTTCTCAATCGGCCGGCCGTCAAGTCCATTTTGAAGACTACCGCATCCGTGTCGGCGAACGCGTTCTGCACTGGACGGCCACAGACCAGGATGCCGCGGCAGCCAAGCCGGTTGTCAGTGGCGCCGCCCATGTTTTGGCGCTCTACAGCACAGCTCCGATCATAGCGCCCGCATTTGTTACGTTCGAAAGCGTCAACACGAAGGGCATGTTCGTCGCACTTGCCACGACGGACGACTATGCTGCGGCCGAGACCCTGCTGAACGACAATATCGACGCCCCCGGTTTGGACGAAGGCGCAATTTACAGAATCCTGCGCGATTATGGCCAGTTCGACCGGACGCAAGCGCCGACATGA
- a CDS encoding saccharopine dehydrogenase family protein gives MKRNVLIIGAGGVAQVVAHKCAQNNDVLGDLHIASRTIAKCDAIIASVHDKKAMKQDGVIQSHAVDGMDTDAVAALITSTGAQIVINVGSPFVNMTVLEACIQTGAAYIDTAIHEDPAEICETPPWYGNYEWKRREACAAAGVTAILGAGFDPGMVNAFARFAVDAFMDTVTSIDIVDINAGSHGKYFSTNFDPEINFREFTGTVYSWQQGAWQENKMFEVGREWDLPVVGKQKAYMSGHDEVHSLAANYPEADIRFWMGFGDHYINVFTVLQSLGLLSEQPVTTAEGVEVVPLKVVKAVLPDPSSLAPNYTGKTCIGDLVKGIKDGEEVEVFVYNVADHKDAYTEVGSQGISYTAGVPPVAVAMLIADGTYDKGVMLNVEELDPKPLFTLLDTIGLPTRVKDATGDRPWNRA, from the coding sequence ATGAAACGCAACGTTCTGATCATCGGCGCCGGTGGTGTCGCACAAGTTGTCGCGCATAAATGCGCGCAGAACAACGATGTTCTGGGCGATCTTCATATCGCAAGCCGGACGATCGCGAAATGCGATGCGATCATTGCCAGCGTGCACGACAAGAAAGCGATGAAACAAGACGGCGTTATCCAATCCCATGCGGTTGATGGCATGGATACGGATGCCGTCGCGGCCCTGATCACATCCACAGGCGCGCAGATCGTGATCAACGTCGGCTCGCCTTTCGTGAACATGACCGTGCTAGAGGCCTGCATCCAGACAGGCGCCGCCTATATCGACACCGCGATCCACGAAGACCCGGCCGAAATCTGCGAAACGCCGCCTTGGTATGGCAACTACGAGTGGAAGCGCCGCGAGGCTTGTGCCGCTGCTGGCGTGACGGCCATCTTGGGTGCCGGCTTTGATCCGGGTATGGTCAACGCCTTCGCCCGCTTTGCAGTGGACGCGTTCATGGACACGGTCACATCGATCGATATCGTCGACATCAATGCAGGCAGCCATGGCAAATATTTCTCGACCAATTTCGACCCCGAAATCAATTTCCGAGAGTTCACCGGCACAGTCTACAGCTGGCAGCAGGGCGCGTGGCAGGAAAACAAGATGTTCGAAGTTGGCCGCGAATGGGATTTGCCCGTCGTCGGCAAGCAAAAGGCGTATATGTCGGGCCATGACGAAGTCCATTCGCTTGCCGCCAACTATCCAGAGGCCGACATCCGGTTCTGGATGGGCTTTGGCGATCACTACATTAATGTGTTTACCGTGCTGCAAAGCCTCGGGCTATTGTCGGAACAGCCAGTGACCACCGCAGAGGGCGTCGAAGTTGTGCCGCTCAAAGTGGTGAAGGCCGTCTTGCCGGATCCATCCAGCCTTGCACCCAATTACACCGGCAAGACTTGCATCGGTGACCTTGTGAAGGGCATCAAGGATGGCGAAGAGGTCGAAGTGTTCGTCTACAATGTCGCGGATCACAAGGATGCCTACACCGAGGTTGGCAGCCAAGGTATTTCCTACACAGCGGGTGTTCCCCCGGTGGCTGTGGCGATGCTGATTGCCGATGGCACCTATGACAAAGGCGTAATGCTGAACGTCGAAGAGCTTGACCCCAAGCCGCTATTCACACTGCTCGACACCATCGGTCTGCCCACGCGCGTCAAAGACGCAACAGGCGACCGCCCATGGAATCGTGCATAG
- a CDS encoding carboxynorspermidine decarboxylase, whose translation MQTPYYLIDKSRLLPNLEKIDWLRDASGVKCLLALKCFATWSVFDFMAAYMDGSTSSSLFEVRLGHEKFPGETHAYSVAYADHEIDQVLECCDKIIFNSIGQLTKFADKSNGHIRGLRVNPGVSTSEFDLADPARPFSRLGEHDPAAIDAVADQISGLMFHNNCENDSFERFDDMLTLIEHRFGAVIGKMQWVSLGGGIHFTGDGYPLERLAARLKGFAETFGVQVYLEPGEAAITGAATLEVTVLDTMHNGKNLAIVDSSIEAHMLDLLIYREPAKISPDTGDQEWMICGKSCLAGDIFGEFRFSASLKSGDRLSFQDAAGYTMVKKNWFNGVKMPGIVVRELDGTIRMVRDFDYSDFAAALS comes from the coding sequence TTGCAAACACCTTACTATCTCATCGACAAATCCCGACTGCTTCCCAATCTTGAAAAGATCGATTGGCTGCGTGACGCATCGGGAGTCAAATGCTTGCTGGCGCTCAAGTGTTTTGCGACGTGGTCGGTCTTTGACTTCATGGCAGCGTATATGGACGGTTCCACGTCTTCATCCTTGTTTGAGGTTCGCTTGGGTCACGAGAAATTCCCGGGTGAAACCCATGCCTACTCTGTGGCCTATGCGGATCACGAGATTGATCAAGTGCTGGAATGCTGTGACAAGATCATCTTCAACTCTATCGGCCAATTGACCAAATTCGCCGACAAATCCAACGGCCATATCCGTGGATTGCGAGTCAATCCGGGGGTGTCGACGTCTGAGTTTGATTTGGCCGATCCCGCACGCCCGTTCAGCCGGTTGGGCGAACATGATCCGGCGGCGATTGATGCGGTTGCGGATCAGATCAGCGGATTGATGTTCCACAATAACTGCGAAAACGACAGCTTTGAGCGGTTTGACGACATGCTCACGCTGATTGAGCATCGCTTCGGTGCGGTGATCGGCAAGATGCAATGGGTCAGTCTGGGTGGCGGCATCCACTTTACGGGTGACGGGTATCCGCTGGAACGCCTTGCCGCGCGCCTCAAGGGTTTTGCAGAAACCTTCGGCGTTCAGGTCTACCTTGAACCCGGTGAGGCCGCCATCACAGGGGCTGCGACGCTTGAGGTCACCGTCCTGGACACCATGCACAACGGCAAGAACCTTGCCATCGTCGACAGCTCGATCGAGGCGCATATGCTGGATCTGTTGATCTACCGCGAACCTGCTAAGATATCCCCCGACACTGGCGATCAGGAATGGATGATCTGCGGAAAGTCCTGCCTTGCTGGCGATATTTTTGGCGAATTTCGATTTTCCGCGTCATTGAAATCGGGCGATCGACTTTCGTTTCAGGACGCGGCAGGCTACACGATGGTCAAGAAGAACTGGTTTAACGGCGTGAAGATGCCAGGCATCGTGGTTCGTGAACTTGATGGAACGATACGCATGGTGCGCGATTTCGATTACAGCGATTTCGCGGCGGCGCTGTCTTAA
- a CDS encoding helix-turn-helix domain-containing protein: MSGGEHLGGDMTGAELQALRRAAGINQADMGTKIGCTRHSVSYWECKGLLPRHAVRWGIPAKMLQAMGHPLPDYRTHTRARGDGVLPWQGLEQASLDRCNARVAERIAHYNATRRVICAARTRKGQPCRLKSEPGRNRCKFHGGKSTGPRTDEGKAKIAAAQRARWATYRQQQAARVLTNADSQTAYLPHYERARP; this comes from the coding sequence ATGTCAGGTGGCGAACACTTGGGTGGAGACATGACCGGAGCAGAGTTGCAGGCGCTACGCCGCGCCGCAGGGATCAATCAGGCCGACATGGGGACGAAGATCGGCTGCACCCGGCACAGTGTCAGCTATTGGGAATGCAAGGGTCTGTTGCCCCGTCATGCCGTCCGTTGGGGCATACCCGCAAAGATGCTGCAAGCGATGGGCCACCCGTTGCCGGATTATCGGACCCATACGCGCGCGCGGGGGGATGGGGTCTTACCGTGGCAAGGTCTGGAACAAGCATCCCTCGATCGTTGCAATGCTCGCGTTGCCGAACGGATCGCACACTACAACGCCACCCGCCGCGTGATCTGCGCAGCCCGCACCCGCAAGGGCCAGCCGTGCCGTCTGAAATCCGAACCGGGCCGTAACCGCTGCAAGTTTCACGGCGGTAAATCGACCGGACCCCGCACTGATGAAGGCAAGGCCAAGATCGCCGCCGCACAGCGGGCCAGATGGGCCACCTATCGCCAGCAACAGGCCGCGCGGGTGTTGACCAATGCTGACAGTCAGACCGCCTATTTGCCCCATTATGAAAGGGCCAGACCATGA